The following coding sequences are from one Saccopteryx bilineata isolate mSacBil1 chromosome 3, mSacBil1_pri_phased_curated, whole genome shotgun sequence window:
- the SLFNL1 gene encoding schlafen-like protein 1 has product MNVQEPLVEPPGQQPLQELPTDESLPEDLGLQEAPSTHILYVGHLNPQFSVPVLTCLLRDTLERLELPVAREHIEVVRRPRKAYALVQVAAHEDTLASLPWRLQTALEEHQIVKELVAHGKELVLGGGRRPANPRGQEDDSSPSPSPSPGPSPSPGPSPSPGSSFTCARRTYTPLAQTLEWPSSQQEPRGTRSDSAIVHQEIQGQERLFQGSFLGSETRNVEFKRGGGEYLSLAFKHHLRRYVCAFLNSEGGSLLVGVEDSGVVQGIRCGHREEDRVRLLVDSILQGFRPQVFPDAYTLTFIPVVSTATSSTPLKVIRLRVHAPTALAEPQLYETDQGEVFLRRDGSIQGPLAVHAIQEWCRQKWTAELSKLEERVKVLTVEKEQLQQRLQQQQQHRPISCTCCVL; this is encoded by the exons ATGAATGTGCAGGAGCCCCTCGTGGAGCCCCCAGGCCAGCAGCCCCTGCAGGAGCTCCCCACAGACGAGTCTCTGCCTGAGGACTTGGGCCTGCAGGAGGCTCCCAGCACGCACATTCTCTACGTGGGCCACCTGAACCCGCAGTTCTCTGTGCCCGTGCTCACCTGCCTGCTCCGGGACACCCTGGAGCGGCTGGAGCTGCCGGTGGCGCGGGAGCACATCGAGGTGGTGAGGCGGCCGCGGAAGGCCTATGCCCTGGTGCAGGTGGCCGCCCACGAGGACaccctggcctccctcccctggCGCCTGCAGACGGCCTTGGAGGAGCACCAGATCGTCAAGGAGCTGGTGGCCCACGGGAAGGAGCTGGTGCTGGGAGGGGGCCGAAGGCCCGCAAACCCCAGAGGG CAGGAGGACGacagcagccccagccccagccccagccctggccccagccccagccctggccccagccccagcccgggCTCCAGCTTCACATGTGCCAGGCGCACCTACACCCCACTTGCCCAGACCCTGGAGTGGCCTAGCTCCCAGCAAGAACCCAGAGGCACACGCTCCGACAGCGCTATCGTGCACCAGGAGATCCAGGGCCAGGAGCGGCTCTTCCAGGGTTCCTTCCTGGGCAGCGAGACGCGCAACGTGGAGTTCAAGAGGGGCGGCGGCGAGTACCTGAGCCTGGCCTTCAAGCACCACCTGCGGCGCTACGTGTGCGCCTTCCTCAACAGCGAGGGAGGCAGCCTGTTGGTGGGCGTTGAGGACAGCGGGGTGGTGCAGGGCATCCGCTGCGGCCACCGCGAAGAGGACCGCGTGCGCCTGCTGGTGGACTCCATCCTGCAGGGCTTCCGGCCCCAGGTGTTCCCCGACGCCTACACGCTCACCTTCATCCCCGTGGTCAGCACCGCCACCAGCAGCACGCCCCTCAAG GTGATCCGCCTGCGTGTGCACGCCCCCACGGCCCTGGCAGAGCCGCAGCTCTACGAGACAGACCAGGGGGAGGTGTTCCTACGGCGTGATGGGAGCATCCAGGGCCCGCTGGCCGTCCACGCCATCCAAGAGTGGTGCAGACAG AAGTGGACAGCGGAGCTGAGCAAGCTGGAGGAGAGGGTGAAGGTGCTGACGGTGGAGAAGGAGCAGCTCCAGCAgcggctgcagcagcagcagcagcacaggcCCATCTCCTGCACCTGCTGCGTCCTATGA